The Faecalibacterium prausnitzii genome includes a window with the following:
- a CDS encoding folate family ECF transporter S component — MNHSKLSVRTLTMLALLTAMSIIFARVFTVSTGFLRFNLGALPTHLAAVWFGPAGGFVVGALADMIGGTLSGYSINPLITLGAGSVGLVSGLLYRSLHEMRLGLRLQISILAGHLVGSVVINSLALHLFYGYQWALLAARIPNALVLSVVNTLLVRILLENKALTALVRKA, encoded by the coding sequence ATGAATCATTCCAAATTGTCCGTTCGTACCCTGACGATGCTGGCCCTGCTCACGGCCATGAGCATCATCTTTGCCCGCGTGTTCACGGTGTCCACCGGATTCCTGCGGTTCAACCTGGGCGCTCTGCCCACCCACCTGGCAGCAGTCTGGTTCGGCCCGGCGGGCGGTTTTGTCGTGGGCGCACTGGCCGACATGATCGGCGGCACCCTGTCCGGCTATTCCATCAACCCGCTCATCACGCTGGGAGCCGGTTCAGTGGGTCTGGTGTCCGGTCTGCTGTACCGGTCTCTGCATGAGATGCGCCTGGGCCTGCGGCTGCAGATCAGCATTCTGGCAGGCCATCTGGTGGGCTCTGTGGTCATCAACTCGCTGGCCCTCCACCTCTTCTACGGCTACCAGTGGGCGCTGCTGGCTGCCCGCATCCCCAATGCGCTGGTGCTGAGCGTGGTGAACACCCTCCTCGTCCGCATCCTGCTGGAAAACAAGGCGCTGACCGCTCTGGTCCGAAAAGCATAA
- a CDS encoding bifunctional folylpolyglutamate synthase/dihydrofolate synthase has product MNYEEAMQYIHAVQWAGHKPGLTRTRTLLAALGDPHKRLKFVHVAGTNGKGSTAAMLASCLQAAGYRVGLYTSPFINRFNERIQVNGEQISDEELVRLVETIRPAADAMADVPTEFEIITALGMLCFAEQHCDIVVLEVGLGGALDSTNVIDPPECAVITALGMDHVKELGPTIADIAAAKAGILKPGSPVVSYGGVPEADAVIARTAAEQNAPLHVVDFSKLTVEGGDLDEVTFDFDGLNGVRLPLIGSYQPRNAAVAITVLRVLREKGWNIPEEAIRQGLETVRWPGRFELLRHTPAFLLDGSHNAHGMRATVQSLNDRFPGQKFVFLLSIMTDKDVDEMLELLLPLANRFVTVAAHTPRAMPAETLAEHIRVRGGTAEPAPSIEAGVARAVELGGTGPVCALGTLYFSGEVREAFRKIQT; this is encoded by the coding sequence ATGAACTATGAAGAAGCAATGCAATACATCCACGCGGTGCAGTGGGCGGGGCATAAGCCCGGCCTGACTCGCACCCGCACCCTTCTGGCTGCGCTGGGCGACCCCCACAAGCGGCTGAAGTTCGTCCATGTGGCGGGCACCAACGGCAAGGGAAGCACCGCAGCCATGCTGGCGTCCTGCCTGCAGGCGGCGGGGTATCGGGTGGGGCTGTACACCTCTCCCTTCATCAACCGGTTCAATGAGCGCATTCAGGTGAACGGCGAGCAGATCAGCGACGAGGAACTGGTGCGCCTGGTGGAAACGATCCGGCCCGCCGCAGATGCCATGGCCGATGTGCCCACCGAGTTCGAGATCATCACAGCGCTGGGCATGCTCTGCTTTGCCGAGCAGCACTGCGACATCGTGGTACTGGAAGTGGGTCTGGGCGGTGCGCTGGATTCCACCAACGTCATCGACCCGCCGGAGTGTGCGGTCATCACGGCGCTGGGCATGGACCATGTGAAGGAGCTTGGCCCCACCATCGCGGACATCGCAGCGGCCAAGGCGGGCATCCTCAAGCCGGGCAGTCCGGTGGTGAGCTACGGCGGTGTGCCGGAGGCCGACGCCGTCATCGCCCGCACGGCGGCAGAGCAGAACGCCCCGCTCCATGTGGTCGATTTTTCGAAGCTGACGGTGGAGGGCGGCGACCTGGACGAAGTGACCTTTGACTTCGACGGCCTGAACGGGGTGCGCCTGCCGCTCATTGGCAGCTACCAGCCCCGGAATGCCGCCGTCGCCATCACGGTGCTGCGGGTGCTGCGGGAAAAGGGCTGGAACATCCCGGAGGAGGCCATCCGGCAGGGGCTGGAGACCGTCCGCTGGCCGGGCCGGTTCGAACTGCTGCGGCACACGCCCGCCTTCCTGCTGGACGGCAGCCACAACGCCCACGGGATGCGGGCCACGGTCCAGAGCCTGAACGACCGTTTCCCCGGCCAGAAATTCGTCTTTCTGCTCAGCATCATGACCGACAAGGACGTGGACGAGATGCTGGAGCTTCTGCTCCCGCTGGCAAACCGGTTCGTGACGGTGGCAGCGCATACCCCGCGCGCCATGCCCGCCGAAACGCTGGCGGAGCACATTCGGGTGCGGGGCGGCACGGCGGAGCCTGCCCCGTCCATCGAAGCCGGAGTGGCCCGCGCAGTGGAGCTGGGCGGCACCGGCCCTGTCTGTGCGCTGGGGACGCTGTACTTCTCCGGCGAGGTGCGGGAAGCCTTTCGGAAAATTCAAACGTGA